The Novosphingobium terrae genome has a window encoding:
- a CDS encoding RsmB/NOP family class I SAM-dependent RNA methyltransferase: protein MTDQDTKGLPARRAALRMMDAVLRRGETLDNAAHAACQGIKAREDRALARALAGEALRWLVDLDALIDSATHQILPEDAKPRAVLRLMLAGWLRLGTPPHAVVATGLDLLMGGPRRLAHGVFSTLVKRNAVLPETPSLPEAVAARWGERALPVAQGLAVPPPLDLTLRDPAETALWAEKLGGVSLMPGHVRLSRGSAVETLEGFNEGAWWVQDLAAAIPTRLIGAGTGRALDLCAAPGGKTMQLAALGWDVTALDQSARRLELVRENLTRTGLKAEAIAADALKWEPEGLFDAILIDAPCTATGTARRHPDVLHRIGARQIADMAEIQQALIARAAGWLKPGGRLVYAVCSLEREEGEDQAAQVAGLVAEPVLASELPEGVAPTAEGWVRTDPGMLAEQGGLDGFFVARWQKG, encoded by the coding sequence ATGACAGATCAGGATACAAAAGGCCTTCCCGCCCGCCGCGCCGCGCTGCGCATGATGGATGCCGTGCTGCGCCGGGGCGAAACGCTGGACAATGCCGCTCACGCCGCCTGCCAGGGCATCAAGGCGCGCGAGGATCGCGCTCTGGCCCGCGCTTTGGCCGGGGAGGCGCTGCGCTGGCTGGTCGATCTGGACGCGCTGATCGATTCGGCCACGCATCAGATTTTGCCGGAAGACGCCAAGCCCCGCGCCGTGTTGCGTCTGATGCTGGCGGGCTGGCTGCGGCTGGGCACACCGCCCCACGCCGTGGTGGCGACCGGCCTCGACCTGCTGATGGGCGGCCCGCGCCGTCTGGCGCATGGGGTGTTTTCGACTTTGGTGAAGCGCAATGCGGTTTTGCCCGAAACGCCCAGCCTGCCCGAGGCCGTCGCCGCGCGCTGGGGTGAGCGGGCTTTGCCTGTGGCGCAGGGGTTGGCCGTGCCGCCCCCTTTGGACCTTACCCTGCGTGATCCCGCCGAAACCGCGCTTTGGGCCGAAAAGCTGGGTGGGGTTAGCCTGATGCCGGGCCATGTGCGCCTATCGCGCGGCAGTGCGGTGGAGACGCTGGAGGGTTTTAACGAGGGCGCTTGGTGGGTGCAGGATCTGGCCGCCGCGATCCCCACCCGCCTGATCGGCGCTGGAACGGGCCGCGCTTTGGACCTCTGCGCCGCGCCCGGTGGCAAGACCATGCAACTGGCCGCGCTGGGCTGGGATGTGACGGCGCTGGACCAGTCGGCCCGCCGCCTTGAACTGGTGCGCGAGAACCTGACCCGCACGGGCCTGAAAGCTGAAGCCATCGCCGCCGATGCCCTGAAGTGGGAGCCAGAAGGCCTTTTCGATGCGATCCTGATCGATGCTCCTTGCACCGCCACGGGCACCGCGCGCCGCCATCCCGATGTGTTGCATCGCATCGGTGCGCGCCAGATTGCCGACATGGCCGAGATCCAGCAGGCGCTGATCGCGCGCGCTGCCGGCTGGCTGAAGCCGGGCGGTCGGCTGGTTTACGCTGTCTGCTCGCTGGAGCGTGAAGAGGGCGAGGATCAGGCTGCACAGGTTGCGGGTCTGGTGGCCGAGCCGGTGCTGGCCTCGGAACTGCCCGAGGGTGTGGCTCCGACCGCCGAAGGCTGGGTGCGGACCGATCCGGGGATGCTTGCCGAGCAAGGCGGTTTGGACGGGTTCTTTGTTGCCCGGTGGCAGAAGGGGTAA
- a CDS encoding DUF1674 domain-containing protein → MADMIKRSTQRPAAFAKPAHWSNDPVPAPAAPVAEDDPEGLSPTRYGDFTRKGIAWDF, encoded by the coding sequence ATGGCCGACATGATCAAACGCTCGACTCAGCGCCCCGCCGCTTTCGCCAAGCCCGCGCATTGGTCGAACGATCCGGTACCCGCCCCCGCCGCTCCAGTGGCGGAGGACGACCCCGAGGGCCTCTCCCCCACGCGCTATGGCGATTTCACGCGCAAGGGCATCGCCTGGGATTTCTGA
- the hemH gene encoding ferrochelatase, translating into MTVSQTALPANHPAVNVGKVGVLLVNLGTPQAATPAAVRTYLAQFLSDPRVVEIPRAIWLPILHGIILRTRPAKSAHAYAQVWTDEGSPLAAITKAQAVALQARLGEGVTVRWGMRYGQPAIAGEIEALKAQGCDRILICPLYPQYSGATTASVMDAVGQALAAMRWQPAIRTLPPYHDDPAHIAALSSDVSRQLSALPFVPEVLLLSFHGMPERTLHLGDPYHCQCRKTARLLSEALAPLFPALRVETAFQSRFGRAKWLEPSTETVLAAEAAKGTRRLAIVAPGFSADCVETLEELAIRGREVFVEAGGQDFAVLACLNAREEGMAMIETLVRRELSGWA; encoded by the coding sequence ATGACTGTGAGCCAGACCGCTTTGCCTGCAAACCATCCCGCCGTGAATGTGGGGAAGGTGGGCGTGCTGCTGGTCAATCTGGGCACGCCTCAGGCCGCGACGCCTGCTGCCGTGCGGACCTATCTGGCGCAATTCCTCTCCGATCCGCGCGTGGTGGAGATTCCGCGCGCCATCTGGCTGCCGATCCTGCATGGCATCATTCTGCGCACGCGGCCTGCCAAATCGGCCCATGCCTATGCGCAGGTCTGGACCGACGAAGGCTCGCCTCTGGCTGCTATCACCAAGGCTCAGGCTGTGGCGCTTCAGGCGCGGCTGGGTGAGGGCGTGACGGTGCGCTGGGGCATGCGCTATGGTCAGCCCGCCATCGCCGGGGAGATCGAGGCTCTGAAGGCGCAGGGCTGCGACCGTATCCTGATTTGCCCGCTCTATCCGCAATATTCGGGCGCCACCACCGCCAGCGTGATGGATGCCGTGGGGCAGGCTCTGGCCGCGATGCGCTGGCAGCCCGCGATCCGCACCCTGCCGCCCTATCACGACGATCCCGCCCATATCGCGGCGCTGAGCAGCGATGTGTCGCGGCAGCTTTCCGCGCTGCCCTTCGTGCCCGAGGTGCTGCTGCTTTCCTTCCATGGCATGCCCGAGCGCACCCTGCATCTGGGCGATCCCTATCACTGCCAATGCCGCAAGACCGCCCGCCTGCTGAGTGAGGCTCTGGCCCCGCTGTTCCCGGCGCTGCGCGTGGAAACCGCCTTCCAGAGCCGCTTTGGCCGCGCCAAATGGCTGGAGCCCTCCACCGAAACCGTGCTGGCCGCCGAGGCCGCCAAGGGCACGCGCAGGCTGGCCATCGTGGCGCCGGGCTTCTCCGCCGATTGCGTCGAGACGCTGGAGGAACTGGCGATCCGTGGGCGCGAGGTCTTTGTGGAAGCCGGTGGTCAGGATTTCGCTGTGCTCGCCTGCCTCAACGCGCGCGAGGAAGGCATGGCGATGATCGAAACGCTGGTGCGCCGAGAACTGTCCGGCTGGGCTTAG
- a CDS encoding molybdopterin cofactor-binding domain-containing protein, with protein MELSRRRLLVGAALGGGLVVAWGLRQRPYPLPLPPGEGEVAFDAWIRVARDGVVTVSVPQLEMGQGISTQLAQIAALELGADWRQMGVVFAPVSEIFANAPLAARWAELWLPMVPGDGIEPATWLPRHWAEEHRFSATADGLSLAAYETPVRHAAAGARVLLVKAAAKRWGVNAEDCTVSAGLVRHGQQSLTFGALAQEASGLTLPDPLPLGPPPAENPARLPSGSTPPFPRLDLPAKLDGGWMFAGDVRLPDMVFAAIRHAPVGEAAHLAGHDAKAAKGISGFLRLVEGPDWLAAVATNSWAAEQALAAVAPRFSVHRPISAEKIDGALDTALKAAIKQGGQIIAKQGDPETLLGSKPPYSQRYDVAAAVAAPLETASAVARLRDGRCEIWVASQAPEQTRRAVAKALDISVEHVVLYPLAAGGSFDARLECPHAVEAALIARETGKPVLLIYTRWQEAVTAIHRPPLAAQIEARVDQTGTIAAWRLRVAMPSAAREFGARLLQGASRAEAMAHHQNAHADPLAMEGFVPPYSFALTIEQAPVSVGLPTGRLRGNGHALGAFITESFVDEIAAAQGREPLSYRMALLEGDPRLAACLQRVSALANWNGGHDASGQGIACHRIRGGCIAAVVTARRGDEGVAVDRIVAVADIGRIVNVDIARQQIEGGLVYGMGLALGSAPVWNGGLPMGARLAALNLPLLGNCPEVVVDLIASTADPEDPGELGVAVAAPAIANALFSATGLRLRRLPLGSEE; from the coding sequence ATGGAGCTGTCGCGCCGCCGATTGCTGGTGGGCGCGGCCCTTGGCGGCGGGCTGGTGGTGGCATGGGGGCTGCGCCAGCGGCCTTACCCGCTGCCTCTGCCCCCGGGCGAGGGCGAAGTGGCCTTCGATGCGTGGATCAGGGTGGCGCGCGATGGTGTGGTGACCGTCAGCGTGCCGCAGCTGGAGATGGGGCAGGGGATCAGCACCCAGCTGGCGCAGATCGCCGCGCTGGAACTGGGCGCGGACTGGCGGCAGATGGGCGTGGTCTTCGCGCCGGTGTCGGAGATTTTCGCCAATGCGCCTTTGGCGGCGCGCTGGGCGGAGCTGTGGCTGCCGATGGTTCCTGGGGACGGAATCGAACCGGCAACGTGGTTGCCTCGCCATTGGGCGGAAGAGCATCGCTTTAGCGCCACTGCCGATGGGCTGTCACTCGCGGCCTATGAAACGCCTGTGCGCCACGCAGCCGCTGGGGCGCGGGTGCTTCTCGTGAAAGCTGCGGCCAAGCGCTGGGGCGTTAATGCCGAAGACTGCACGGTCTCCGCCGGGCTGGTGCGCCATGGCCAGCAGAGCCTGACGTTTGGAGCTTTGGCGCAGGAAGCCTCCGGGCTGACGCTGCCCGATCCCCTGCCGCTTGGCCCGCCCCCTGCCGAAAACCCCGCGCGTTTGCCTTCTGGCAGTACACCGCCTTTCCCCCGGCTCGATCTGCCTGCCAAACTCGATGGCGGCTGGATGTTTGCGGGCGATGTACGCCTGCCCGATATGGTCTTCGCCGCGATCCGCCATGCTCCCGTGGGCGAGGCGGCGCATCTGGCCGGTCACGATGCCAAGGCTGCCAAGGGCATCAGCGGCTTCCTCAGGCTGGTGGAAGGGCCCGATTGGCTGGCTGCCGTCGCCACCAACAGCTGGGCGGCGGAACAGGCGCTGGCCGCCGTGGCGCCGCGCTTTTCGGTCCATCGCCCGATCAGTGCGGAAAAGATCGATGGCGCGCTCGACACGGCGCTGAAGGCGGCGATCAAGCAAGGCGGGCAGATCATCGCCAAGCAGGGCGATCCCGAGACCCTGCTTGGTAGCAAGCCGCCCTACAGCCAGCGCTATGACGTCGCCGCCGCCGTGGCCGCGCCTTTGGAAACCGCCAGCGCGGTAGCCCGACTGCGTGATGGCCGCTGCGAAATCTGGGTGGCCTCACAAGCCCCCGAACAGACCCGCCGCGCCGTGGCCAAGGCGCTGGATATCAGCGTGGAGCATGTGGTGCTGTACCCGCTGGCGGCGGGCGGCAGTTTCGATGCGCGGCTGGAATGCCCCCATGCCGTGGAGGCCGCGCTGATCGCGCGCGAGACCGGCAAGCCGGTGCTGCTGATCTACACCCGCTGGCAGGAGGCCGTCACCGCCATCCACCGCCCGCCTCTGGCCGCGCAGATCGAGGCGCGCGTCGATCAGACCGGCACCATCGCGGCATGGCGGCTGCGGGTGGCGATGCCCTCTGCCGCGCGGGAGTTCGGTGCGCGCCTGCTGCAAGGCGCCAGCCGCGCCGAGGCGATGGCGCATCACCAGAACGCCCATGCCGATCCGCTGGCGATGGAGGGCTTCGTTCCGCCCTACAGCTTTGCCCTCACCATCGAGCAGGCGCCCGTCAGCGTCGGCCTGCCGACCGGGCGGCTGCGGGGCAATGGGCATGCTCTGGGTGCTTTCATCACCGAGAGCTTTGTCGATGAAATCGCCGCCGCTCAGGGCCGCGAGCCGCTCTCCTACCGCATGGCCTTGCTGGAGGGAGATCCCCGGCTGGCGGCGTGTCTGCAACGCGTTTCGGCGCTGGCCAACTGGAACGGCGGGCATGATGCCAGCGGGCAGGGCATCGCCTGCCACCGCATCCGTGGCGGCTGCATCGCCGCCGTGGTGACGGCCCGGCGCGGTGACGAAGGCGTGGCGGTGGACCGCATCGTTGCCGTGGCCGATATCGGCCGCATCGTGAATGTCGATATCGCCCGGCAGCAGATCGAGGGCGGGCTGGTCTATGGCATGGGGCTGGCGCTGGGCTCGGCCCCGGTGTGGAATGGTGGCTTGCCGATGGGGGCTCGGCTGGCGGCGCTCAATCTGCCGCTGCTGGGCAATTGCCCCGAAGTGGTGGTTGACCTGATCGCCTCCACCGCCGATCCCGAAGATCCCGGCGAGCTGGGTGTGGCCGTGGCCGCCCCGGCCATCGCCAATGCGCTGTTTTCGGCGACGGGCTTGCGCCTGCGCCGTCTGCCTCTTGGCAGCGAAGAATGA
- a CDS encoding Mrp/NBP35 family ATP-binding protein has translation MADRPAEAPKPKGPIIISVGAGKGGVGKSTLSANLAVALARQGIKVGLVDADIHGPSQPRLLGTEGIKPEAADSKMFPIPTAFGVKALSMGNLIEPGKAIAWRGSMAAGALGQMVEAHWGDTQVLIIDLPPGTGDVQLTMVQKHKPAGAIIVSTPQDLALMDATRAIQLFDTVGVPVIGLVENMAGYICPHCGEHSDPFGHGGAEQAAHEMGLPFLGRVPLDLSIRVDSDAGRPPAAGDTLQGKAFAAIAAKLAVWLKAQA, from the coding sequence ATGGCCGACCGCCCTGCCGAGGCGCCCAAGCCCAAGGGGCCGATCATCATTTCGGTCGGCGCGGGCAAGGGGGGCGTGGGCAAATCGACGCTCTCGGCCAATCTGGCGGTGGCGCTGGCGCGGCAGGGGATCAAGGTCGGGCTGGTCGATGCCGATATTCACGGCCCCAGCCAGCCGCGCCTGCTGGGCACCGAAGGCATCAAGCCCGAAGCCGCCGACAGCAAGATGTTTCCGATCCCCACGGCTTTCGGCGTCAAGGCGCTCTCGATGGGCAATCTGATCGAGCCGGGCAAGGCCATCGCCTGGCGCGGATCGATGGCGGCGGGCGCGCTGGGCCAGATGGTCGAGGCGCATTGGGGCGACACGCAGGTGCTGATCATCGATTTGCCGCCGGGCACCGGCGATGTGCAGCTGACCATGGTGCAGAAGCACAAGCCGGCGGGCGCGATCATCGTCTCCACGCCGCAGGATCTGGCGCTGATGGATGCCACGCGCGCGATCCAGCTGTTCGACACGGTGGGCGTGCCGGTGATCGGTCTGGTCGAGAATATGGCGGGCTACATCTGCCCCCATTGCGGTGAGCATTCCGACCCCTTCGGCCATGGCGGCGCCGAGCAGGCCGCGCATGAGATGGGCCTGCCCTTCCTTGGCCGCGTGCCGCTGGACCTCTCGATCCGCGTGGACAGCGATGCGGGCAGGCCTCCAGCCGCCGGTGACACGCTGCAGGGCAAGGCCTTCGCCGCGATTGCCGCCAAGCTGGCCGTCTGGCTGAAAGCGCAAGCCTGA
- the hflK gene encoding protease modulator HflK, with product MKLLGEWIDRLRPGHAAAPHLLANRKEDGAGETPPPAADGPGDQPPASGDSTQPPRNPWAPEAPPPRRTPGIEEIFRQTRNGGPRKEGGDKPGGNGGGGPKIPTPPDLRHLLHLPPRHNGKSWWPIIIGGALVLGGLLSSAHQLGLHEQGIVTTFGQYTKTLQPGFNLTLPWPLQEVAVKDVTTIKQLSVPNGEAENLMLTSDQSLVNISYVVRWSIRDLKLYSFQLKDPEGTVTEVAEAAMRATIAEVRLNDVMGGTASAEVGAHVQQRMQALLDAYHAGVLIQGVDLKKADPPSKVNEAFQKVQAAQQDRSRYIQQARGYAQQTVARAEGEAAAFDRVYTQYKAAPEVTRRRMYYETMDRVLSQNDKVILPNGPTTYLPLPELRRRAEAVPDGSAPPPPQMGGAQ from the coding sequence ATGAAGCTTTTGGGTGAATGGATCGACCGTCTCAGGCCGGGGCACGCAGCCGCTCCGCATCTTCTGGCCAACCGCAAGGAGGATGGCGCGGGGGAAACGCCGCCGCCCGCTGCTGATGGCCCCGGCGATCAGCCGCCTGCTTCGGGTGACAGCACCCAGCCACCCCGCAATCCATGGGCGCCCGAAGCTCCTCCTCCCCGCCGCACGCCGGGGATCGAGGAGATTTTCCGCCAGACCCGCAATGGCGGCCCCCGGAAAGAGGGCGGAGACAAGCCCGGCGGCAACGGCGGTGGCGGCCCCAAGATCCCCACGCCGCCTGATCTGCGCCATCTGCTTCACCTGCCGCCGCGCCACAATGGCAAGAGCTGGTGGCCGATCATCATCGGCGGCGCGCTGGTGCTGGGCGGTCTGCTGTCTTCCGCGCATCAGCTGGGGCTGCATGAGCAGGGCATCGTCACCACCTTCGGGCAATACACCAAAACCCTGCAACCCGGCTTCAACCTCACCCTGCCATGGCCCTTGCAGGAGGTGGCGGTGAAGGATGTCACCACCATCAAGCAGCTCTCCGTCCCCAATGGCGAGGCGGAGAATCTGATGCTCACCAGCGATCAGAGTCTGGTCAACATCTCCTATGTCGTGCGCTGGAGCATCCGCGACCTCAAGCTCTACAGCTTCCAGCTGAAGGACCCCGAAGGCACCGTCACCGAAGTGGCCGAGGCCGCCATGCGCGCCACCATCGCCGAGGTGCGGCTGAACGATGTGATGGGCGGCACCGCCAGCGCGGAGGTCGGCGCCCATGTGCAACAGCGCATGCAGGCGCTGCTCGATGCCTATCACGCCGGCGTGCTGATTCAGGGCGTGGACCTCAAGAAGGCCGATCCGCCGAGCAAAGTGAACGAGGCCTTCCAGAAGGTGCAGGCGGCGCAGCAGGACCGCAGCCGCTACATCCAGCAGGCACGCGGCTATGCCCAGCAGACCGTCGCCCGCGCCGAGGGTGAGGCCGCCGCCTTCGACCGCGTCTACACCCAGTACAAGGCCGCGCCCGAGGTGACCCGCCGCCGCATGTATTACGAGACGATGGACCGCGTGCTCTCGCAGAATGACAAGGTGATCCTGCCCAACGGGCCGACAACCTATCTGCCGCTGCCCGAACTGCGCCGCCGCGCCGAAGCGGTGCCCGATGGTTCGGCCCCGCCGCCGCCCCAGATGGGAGGCGCCCAATGA
- the hflC gene encoding protease modulator HflC: MTGTFWQDHKLALSVVAAAAVAALLSVVEVDETEQAVVLRNGAPVSVINKFKPNQDFGQTGAGLYPRIPFFETVVRVDKRIQPIEMDRQLVISSDQQRLEVDAFALYRVIDPVLMVSTAGTMDRLKEQLQPILNSRLRRGLASHTFQTLLTAERGAVLAQIRQQFDREARQYGVQVIDVRIKRADLPEGTALERAFANMEAAREQEATAIRADGQKQAQIIEADAEARAAQTYAASFGKDPGFYDFYRAMKSYEATMANPQVKSGTTIVLTPDNDYLRQFRGGGKAAPTQGGGKAK, encoded by the coding sequence ATGACCGGCACCTTCTGGCAGGATCACAAGCTGGCGCTCAGCGTGGTGGCCGCCGCTGCCGTGGCGGCGCTGCTCAGCGTGGTCGAGGTGGATGAGACCGAGCAGGCCGTGGTGCTGCGCAATGGCGCCCCGGTCTCGGTCATCAACAAGTTCAAGCCCAATCAGGATTTCGGCCAGACCGGCGCGGGTCTCTATCCGCGCATCCCCTTCTTCGAAACGGTGGTGCGCGTCGACAAGCGCATCCAGCCGATCGAGATGGACCGCCAGCTGGTGATCTCCTCCGATCAGCAGCGGCTGGAGGTCGATGCCTTTGCGCTCTATCGCGTGATCGATCCGGTGCTGATGGTCAGCACGGCGGGCACGATGGACCGGCTGAAGGAGCAGTTGCAGCCGATCCTCAATTCGCGCCTGCGCCGGGGGCTGGCCTCGCACACCTTCCAGACGTTGCTGACGGCCGAACGCGGCGCGGTGCTGGCCCAGATCCGCCAGCAGTTCGACCGCGAGGCGCGGCAATATGGCGTGCAGGTGATCGATGTGCGGATCAAGCGCGCCGACCTGCCCGAGGGCACCGCGCTGGAACGCGCCTTCGCCAATATGGAAGCCGCCCGCGAGCAGGAGGCCACCGCCATCCGCGCCGACGGCCAGAAGCAGGCCCAGATCATCGAGGCCGATGCCGAGGCCCGCGCGGCGCAGACCTATGCCGCCTCTTTCGGCAAGGACCCCGGCTTCTACGACTTCTACCGCGCCATGAAGAGCTATGAGGCGACCATGGCCAATCCGCAGGTCAAATCGGGCACCACCATCGTGCTGACGCCCGACAATGATTATCTGCGGCAGTTTCGAGGCGGCGGCAAAGCCGCCCCAACCCAGGGAGGCGGGAAAGCCAAATAG